One region of Manis pentadactyla isolate mManPen7 chromosome 9, mManPen7.hap1, whole genome shotgun sequence genomic DNA includes:
- the LYVE1 gene encoding lymphatic vessel endothelial hyaluronic acid receptor 1, giving the protein MKWNSGAATYFQKSPSRLVIASVTASGHLRCSSGSEEVGTMAKCLSLVPLLASIWTTRLLVQGALHVEELSISGPCRIMGVTLVSKKTTPQLNFTEADEACRLLRLTLASKNQVEEAWRFGFETCSYGWVEDKFLVIPRILPNPKCGKNGMGVLTWRNSLSLKFRAYCYNSSDAWINSCFPEIITKDPIFNSQTTIYTTEMVVSDSIYSASPPDAPSSSAPTLTSVPAPASTSTSRKRKLICVTEAFMETSTISIETESYTENKAAFKNEDVGFGGVPTALLVLALLFFAAAAGLAVCYVKRYVKAFPFTNKNQQKEMIETKVVKEEKADDSNPNEESKKTDKKSEEPKSLPKTTVRCLEAEV; this is encoded by the exons ATGAAGTGGAACAGTGGGGCTGCAACATATTTCCAGAAGTCTCCATCCAGACTGGTGATTGCCTCTGTTACTGCCAGTGGCCATCTGAGGTGTTCATCTGGGTCTGAAGAGGTTGGCACAATGGCCAAGTGCCTCAGCCTGGTGCCTCTTCTTGCCTCCATCTGGACCACAAGGCTTCTGGTCCAAGGCGCTCTCCATGTAGAAG AGCTTTCAATCTCAGGGCCATGCAGAATTATGGGGGTCACGCTTGTGAGCAAAAAGACAACCCCGCAGTTGAATTTCACAGAAGCTGATGAGGCCTGTAGGCTGCTGCGACTAACTTTGGCCAGCAAAAACCAGGTTGAAGAAGCATGGAGGTTTGGCTTTGAGACTTGCAG CTATGGATGGGTTGAAGATAAATTCTTGGTCATTCCTCGGATTCTCCCGAACCCCAAGTGTGGGAAGAATGGGATGGGTGTCTTGACTTGGAGAAACTCCCTCAGTTTAAAGTTCAGGGCCTATTGCTACAACTCATCTG ATGCTTGGATTAACTCATGCTTTCCAGAAATTATCACCAAAGATCCAATATTCAACAGTCAGACCACAATATACACAACTGAAATGGTTGTCAGTGACAGTATATACTCAGCATCACCTCCTGATGCACCTTCCTCCAGCGCACCTACTCTCACTTCTGTTCCTGCTCCAGCCTCCACTTCTACTTCAAGGAAAAGAAAGTTAATTTGTGTAACAGAAGCTTTTATGGAAACTAGCACCATATCTATAGAAACTGAATCATATACTGAAAATAAAGCAGCATTTAAGAATGAAGATGTTGGGTTTGGAG GTGTTCCCACGGCTCTGCTAGTACTCGCACTCCTCTTCTTTGCTGCTGCAGCTGGTCTTGCAGTTTGCTACGTCAAAAG GTATGTGAAGGCCTTCCCTTTTACAAACAAGAATCAACAGAAGGAAATGATTGAAACCAAAGTAGTGAAGGAAGAGAAGGCTGATGATAGCAACCCTAATGAGGAATCAAAGAAAACTGATAAAAAGTCAGAAGAGCCCAAGAGCCTAcccaaaactacagtgagatgcCTGGAAGCTGAAGtttag